The Fimbriimonadaceae bacterium nucleotide sequence TACTTCATACGACACGCCGTCGGGCGGGAGACTACCGCGCCGGGCTCGGAAACACTGAAGATTGTGAACCCAACGATGCCGCTCCGACTCGGCCGGCATCGAGGCTGGACGGAAAACCGTACGGATTCGTGCGCGAGTTTTGCCAAGGACGGCTGTCCCGGGAAGAAAGATGGCCCCGTTAACGCTTAAGCTTCTGCCTCGGGTTGTGCCGGTAGTAGACGAAGAAGAGGTACCCGTACACCACTGAGAACAGGGCGACTGTCGCCGCCCCGGCGAGGTCTTCGCCATAGATCCGCACGAGGCAGTAGTGGACGAGGCCAGCCCACGCCAGCACCGTGGCTTTGCCGAACCAATGGGCGGCCAGGAAACTCCCCTTGAAGGGCGCGCTCGCGTCCATGTGGAGGCAAGCGCGCCACTCCTCTGCGCCCGGCCCGACAAACGGCGCGATCCGCTCGAACGGCCCGCTCGCGTCGACCGCCAGGCGCTGTGCGTGTCTGGCGCCGATGATCCCGTACTCGGTGAGCACCGCGAGCAGGACCGAGACGAGCCCGATGACGAGGGCGCTCACGAAGAACGCGTTGGGGTCGACGCTGTTCCGGGCGTTCGCCAGAAGGAGCACGACGGCCGTCACGAGGAACGAGTTCGCGATGAGGAGCGAGGCGAGGCGGCTCTCGATCTGCCGGTCTTCGTGCTCGACAGCCCCGCGCCGGAGCCGGAAAGACTCAGCGTTCCTCTCGAAATCCTCGTCGTGCCGCATCCCGGGAGTGGATTGTGCGACTTCTGGCGACTAACGCCGAGGACTCCGGGTCGTGCGGGACTAGACCCGCTCGGCAGCCGAGGCATGAGAAAGCACCGCCCCACGGCCTCGAACCCAGTTTTCATGCCTCGGCACGCCCCGTGCCGAGGCTATTTTCATGCCTCGGCACGCCCCGTGCCGAGGCTATTCTCGACCGACTACTCCTGCTCGGCCGTGCTGGACATCGCGAGCGCCGGGTGCACAAGACATCACCCCGTCCACGCGCCCGCACACGCATCGGGCCGTTCATGCCTCGGCACGCCCCGTGCCGAGGCTATTCTTTCATGCCTCGGCACGCCCTGTATGGTGTCAAGGCGCGTGGACGGGGTGACGTCCTGCGCAGGCCGCCAGTGGAGGAACCCGAGATTGGGTAGCACCCGTGGGGTCCGAGGGCACGCCCCGCCTTTTCCTTGCTTCGTCCACGCGTCCCGACGCACGGTAAACGCACGGTCAACGCACGGATAACGCAAGGGTCACACGCGCGCGGCACGCGTCGGATCGTCCTCTGCCGAAAGCTCGATGAGGGGCTCACCACCCTGCCGCTGGTCGAGCGCGGGGAGCTGCCACTGGGAGGCCGACGTGCCTCTTTTCATGCCTCGGCACGCCCCGTGCCGAGGCTATTCTTGAGCGGCCGCTCCTGCCCCGCAACGACTAACCCCTGGTGCACCATCTCCCTCGCCTAGCCCCTCGCCCCCAAGCGATCCCTGCGGCGTGGTCACGCCCTCCGGGCAGGCCCTCGCGTTTGACCAGTTTAGCCTCGGCACCGTGCCCCGCACGCCCAAGGAGCAGGTGGACGCGGCCGTCGCCGCCCACGAGGCGTTCCTCACCTGGCGCGAGCAGAGCTGGGTCAAGCGCGGCGAGGTCATCGACGAGCTCGCCCAGCTCATCAAGCGCGACGTCGAGAGCCTGAGCCGCATGGTCACCATCGAGTGCGGAAAGCCCATCAACGAGGGCCGCGCCGACGTGGTCGAGGCGCTGCACATGGCCCAGTACGTGGCCGGCCTCAGCCGCCTGCCCTATGACCACGTCATCAGCAGCCAGATCGCCGCCAAGGACGCCTACACCGTCCGCAAGCGATCAATCTAGAGTGGCCAAGAACTGTTCGTCGACGAACCACTTACCGTTTACGGCAAAAATGGGC carries:
- a CDS encoding aldehyde dehydrogenase family protein; protein product: MVTPSGQALAFDQFSLGTVPRTPKEQVDAAVAAHEAFLTWREQSWVKRGEVIDELAQLIKRDVESLSRMVTIECGKPINEGRADVVEALHMAQYVAGLSRLPYDHVISSQIAAKDAYTVRKRSI